A single genomic interval of Chryseobacterium paludis harbors:
- the galK gene encoding galactokinase, with product MEKLINYTIEAFQSVFESEPESIFLAPGRINIIGEHVDYSDGFVLPAAIDKYICFAVRKVDNSENCTFFAKDFDDSFSFNITQKQSPVSQMWVNYLLGVFNVIQESGKKIGGLQIAFSSTIPMGSGLSSSAALECGFAFILNELFDLNLTKKDLALIGQKSEHTFVGVKCGIMDQFASVFGKEHQVIMLDCNSLEHQYFEANIEGYSLVLFDSCVKHTHLTSGYNDRRKDVDKAKKILWKKFPEVEKFRDFSFSMLDEVRAEIGETSYKRSLYLLKEIKRVEKAAKALSEGNIKYLGTLLSETHSGLSTEFEVSCKELDFMVEETLKEEGVLGARIMGGGFGGCSINLIKSENVDDVIEKITQKYKVDFGIEMKVYRVKISDGINEYERNEFII from the coding sequence ATGGAGAAATTAATCAATTATACAATAGAAGCATTCCAATCGGTATTCGAGTCCGAGCCGGAAAGTATTTTTCTGGCTCCGGGACGAATTAATATCATCGGTGAGCACGTAGATTATAGCGATGGTTTCGTACTTCCTGCTGCTATTGACAAATATATCTGCTTTGCTGTAAGAAAAGTTGATAATTCGGAAAATTGCACCTTTTTTGCTAAAGACTTTGACGATTCTTTTAGTTTTAATATCACCCAAAAGCAAAGTCCGGTTTCACAGATGTGGGTTAATTATTTATTGGGTGTATTTAATGTTATTCAGGAAAGCGGAAAAAAGATCGGAGGTTTACAAATTGCCTTTAGCAGTACCATTCCAATGGGTTCCGGTTTATCGTCGTCAGCAGCTCTAGAATGCGGATTTGCTTTTATTCTCAACGAACTTTTTGATTTAAATTTAACAAAGAAAGATTTAGCTCTCATTGGTCAGAAATCCGAACACACCTTTGTCGGTGTGAAGTGTGGAATTATGGATCAGTTCGCATCCGTTTTTGGAAAAGAACATCAAGTGATAATGCTGGATTGCAATTCCCTGGAGCATCAGTATTTCGAAGCCAATATAGAAGGTTATAGTCTGGTGCTTTTCGACAGTTGTGTAAAACATACACATCTTACTTCCGGCTACAATGACAGGAGAAAGGATGTTGATAAAGCTAAAAAGATATTATGGAAGAAGTTTCCTGAAGTTGAGAAATTCAGAGACTTCAGTTTTTCAATGCTGGATGAAGTGAGAGCAGAAATAGGAGAGACCTCCTACAAAAGAAGTCTTTATCTTTTAAAGGAAATCAAAAGAGTTGAAAAAGCTGCCAAAGCTTTGTCAGAAGGTAACATAAAATATCTGGGTACACTTCTTAGTGAAACGCATTCCGGACTTTCCACTGAATTTGAAGTGAGTTGCAAAGAACTTGATTTTATGGTAGAGGAGACTTTAAAGGAAGAAGGTGTCTTAGGCGCAAGAATAATGGGCGGCGGTTTTGGAGGATGCAGTATCAATCTTATTAAAAGTGAGAATGTAGATGATGTGATTGAAAAAATAACCCAAAAATACAAGGTAGATTTTGGTATCGAAATGAAAGTGTACCGCGTGAAAATATCGGATGGAATCAATGAATACGAAAGAAATGAATTTATCATTTAA